TTCTCCCGCCCCCGCTGCCGGACCACCGCCTGGGGCACGAAGATGGAGATCATCTTCCCGTCAAGACGCGCCAACACCACTCCCGCCGTATCCATATTCGGATAATCGGAAAAACGCACATGACGGAGGTTGGCGCGGATATCCCCAGTGGCGGCGAAACGATTCTCCTTCACCCGGTTCCGCCGCAGCACGAAACTCCCCCGGAGCTCCCCGCCGACTTCTATCCCATTGGGTACGGCGTTCTTGTCCACGAGGGAAACCAGATCGAGGACCTTGGCGATGTCCGGGATGGCGACAGAAACCGGAAGCTCATCCTGCGAGCGGTAATTCCAGAGCATTTTCTTCGTCGAAGACACTTTCAGGAAGGGCAACTCGACATTGAGCCGCGCTATCTCCCCCGAGTCGGCCTGAAAATCATATTTGCCCGACGTTTGAGCCGACAACTGCGCCAGCCCGAAAGATCGCCATTTGTCAGCGTCCTTGGGGCGGAAATCACCCACGATATCCTTGCCCGTCAGCGCGATCCGCCATTGGGCAACCTCTTCACGGGAGAAGGATAGATCGACGTTGCCGCCGATTGTCCCGCCCAGCTTCCGCACGCCCAACCCCTCGGGCACAAACTGCGAAAACGACTTCAGTTGAAGGGGATCGAAAGTGGCCTGGGCCGAATAGGCAAATACATCGCTGACCCGCCGGTTCCGGTGGGCGAATACCGAAGCGGTCAAGTTTTTCCCACTCGGCATCTTCTCCATGGGCAGATCAAGAATCGCGCCGGTCATGTCCAGGGCGAGCCCCACGTCGGCGATCTCGATGTCGAGGCGAATCTCATCCTTGCCGTCCAGATTCCAGGCCGCCTGGGCGGGAAGACGGACGCGCGCAAAGGGCAGATCCGCCTCCAGGCGGGAGAGGACGATCATCCCCAGCTCCAGGTTCGCCCGGCCCTGAGAGCGGAGGGTCAAGTTCGGAAACTGGAGTCTTCTCCACTCCACCCGCGACTTCGGCTTTATCTCGCCCTGAAGCTGCTTCCCGGCGATGTCCACGCGCCAGGACACTTCCTTTCCGGGTGTGAATGAAAAGGACACATCGCCGTCCATCCAGCCCGTGACGCCGCGCAGGTTGTCCGCCGAGGGGGAAAAGCGCACGAAAGGCCCAACGTCAATGGGGTCGAGCTTCCCCGCCACCGAATATGTGAACGCCTCCCCCTTCGTGCGATCCCGGAGCACATCGAGGCGTGCCTCCACCATTCCCCGGCTTCGGACGCCCTCCACGGGAAAGGGCAGCCAGAAGTTGGCGAACGCAATGGCCTCCGCCGGCTTCGAAACGCTCACCTGCAAATGGATTTCGTCCTGATTCGAGATGTTCCACAAGCCCTTACCCGTCATCCGGAGGGCGGCGAAGGGGACTGTCATGACCAGCTCCGACACCTCCGCGGCCATCGCATTTACATCGAAATGCCCCGTAGATCGGAACACCAGATTCGAAAGGCGCAGCGGCTTCCATGGCTCCGCCGGCGAGGGGCGGAGCTGCGCGGCCAGGCCCTCGCCCGTGAGCCTCACCTTCCATTTCGCTTTCTGCGATTCATCCAGCGAGATATCCAGCTCTCCGCCAAAGAGCCCGCTCGGCGCCCGCAGGGTTTCCTGCGGCGGAAGAAGCGCCGCCAGGGGGCCGACCTCGAGCGGGTCGAAATTTCCCGTGAGCGCAAACTTCAGCCCGCCCTTCTCCTTCCGGCGATCCCGGCTCGCCTCCACAGAAAAACTCGCCTTCCGCTTCTCTCCGAAGGCGCCCAGCGAGGGGCCGCCGAAGGCCTTCACCAGAACCGCGACAATCGAAAGATCGGACACATCGAGGCGGAGCGATATCTCGTCCTTGCCGCCCATGTTGAAAACGGAGGGTTTCTTGAGCTGCGCCTTGGCGAAGGGAAGTTCGATGTCCAGCCGGGTCACGCGCGCGGCTTGGCTCTGCGCATCCACCTGGCCGATTGACTGGATGTCGAGGTCACCAAGAAAAAGCGGATGCCACGCCTTCCCCTTCTCCGGCTGAATTTCCGACCTGACCTTCTGCCCCTTCAGACTGACGTTCCAGCCCACCTTTCCGTTTTCCGAAACGGAAACCTGAAGATTTCCCCCAATCGTTCCGAAGAGATTCCGGACGCGCGCCTCCGCGGGGACCAGCGGCGCAAAGGGGGCCAGCGGAAAGGGGAGAAAGGAGGAGGAGATGAAAAAGTCCTTCTTGCCCGGATCGGCGACGACATGAACATCGAACTGCAGCGCGGCCGGTTTTGCGCATTTCCCGCGCAATTCCGCGTCAATGGGCGCGCCGGCGCGGATGTTCCGCGCCACAAACCGGGAAAATTGACACTGCACCTGGTAGGCAGGAAAGCCCGCGGCCGCGGCGGCATCCATGCGAAGCGCCACATCTTCGATCACCAGCGAGCGGATCACCAGATCCATATTCGAGAGCGCCAAGCCCTCTTCCGCGGGAGCCCCCTCCGCCGCCTCGGCGGGCGAAACCAGCGAGAAGGCCGCCATGCGGCGGCGCCCCGCGGCGCGTCCCGCCCGGGGGGCCGGTTGCTCCCCGAGCCGATCCAGAATGTCCTGAAAACTGAGCCTTCCCTTCGCGTCGCGCTTCACGTCAAGGGAAACGCCCCGGATCTTGATCTCGGTGATGCTCAGGCGCTTGTAGAGCAGCGCAACGGGGTTGAGGCGGAGCTTCACATGCTCGATGCGGAGGAGCGGCGGCGGATTCGAACTCTCGAGCGATGCTTTTCCCTCGATGACGATTCCGCCCGCTTCCGCGGAGAAAAGCCCGACTTCAAGGCGATCGATCCGCACCTTGCGCGCCAGCGCCTCCTCGCCATAGGAGGCCGCCAGAAGTTTCGCCTGCTCGGAGGAGAGAAAATAGCGCACCGCCACTGCCGCGCCCACGACAAGTAGAACGACAAGCGCAACAAGAACAGCGGTCCACTTCAGAAAGCGCTTCAAGGAGAGAATCCCCCCGGAGAGTACCCCTGGCGGCGGGAGGCC
This genomic window from bacterium contains:
- a CDS encoding AsmA family protein, with product MKRFLKWTAVLVALVVLLVVGAAVAVRYFLSSEQAKLLAASYGEEALARKVRIDRLEVGLFSAEAGGIVIEGKASLESSNPPPLLRIEHVKLRLNPVALLYKRLSITEIKIRGVSLDVKRDAKGRLSFQDILDRLGEQPAPRAGRAAGRRRMAAFSLVSPAEAAEGAPAEEGLALSNMDLVIRSLVIEDVALRMDAAAAAGFPAYQVQCQFSRFVARNIRAGAPIDAELRGKCAKPAALQFDVHVVADPGKKDFFISSSFLPFPLAPFAPLVPAEARVRNLFGTIGGNLQVSVSENGKVGWNVSLKGQKVRSEIQPEKGKAWHPLFLGDLDIQSIGQVDAQSQAARVTRLDIELPFAKAQLKKPSVFNMGGKDEISLRLDVSDLSIVAVLVKAFGGPSLGAFGEKRKASFSVEASRDRRKEKGGLKFALTGNFDPLEVGPLAALLPPQETLRAPSGLFGGELDISLDESQKAKWKVRLTGEGLAAQLRPSPAEPWKPLRLSNLVFRSTGHFDVNAMAAEVSELVMTVPFAALRMTGKGLWNISNQDEIHLQVSVSKPAEAIAFANFWLPFPVEGVRSRGMVEARLDVLRDRTKGEAFTYSVAGKLDPIDVGPFVRFSPSADNLRGVTGWMDGDVSFSFTPGKEVSWRVDIAGKQLQGEIKPKSRVEWRRLQFPNLTLRSQGRANLELGMIVLSRLEADLPFARVRLPAQAAWNLDGKDEIRLDIEIADVGLALDMTGAILDLPMEKMPSGKNLTASVFAHRNRRVSDVFAYSAQATFDPLQLKSFSQFVPEGLGVRKLGGTIGGNVDLSFSREEVAQWRIALTGKDIVGDFRPKDADKWRSFGLAQLSAQTSGKYDFQADSGEIARLNVELPFLKVSSTKKMLWNYRSQDELPVSVAIPDIAKVLDLVSLVDKNAVPNGIEVGGELRGSFVLRRNRVKENRFAATGDIRANLRHVRFSDYPNMDTAGVVLARLDGKMISIFVPQAVVRQRGRE